The following coding sequences lie in one Aquabacterium olei genomic window:
- a CDS encoding DUF1064 domain-containing protein has protein sequence MTSTLLHQGSPRARAPAYFALGRMKAGKMNKTEEAYSQHLEAEKQAGRVVWWAFEGMTFKLADDTRYTPDFNVMLASGHIEQHEVKGHWRDDARVRVKVAASLFPFKFVAVKALPKKQGGGWGLEEF, from the coding sequence ATGACAAGCACGCTACTGCACCAGGGCTCGCCACGGGCCAGAGCCCCCGCCTACTTCGCCCTGGGCCGCATGAAGGCCGGGAAGATGAACAAGACCGAGGAAGCCTACAGCCAGCACCTTGAGGCCGAGAAGCAGGCCGGCCGCGTTGTCTGGTGGGCTTTCGAGGGCATGACGTTCAAGCTGGCCGATGACACCCGGTACACCCCCGACTTCAACGTGATGCTGGCCAGCGGCCACATCGAGCAGCACGAAGTCAAAGGGCATTGGCGCGACGACGCCCGCGTGAGGGTCAAGGTGGCCGCCAGCCTGTTCCCGTTCAAGTTCGTGGCCGTCAAGGCGTTGCCCAAGAAGCAGGGCGGCGGCTGGGGCCTGGAGGAATTCTGA
- a CDS encoding phage portal protein, whose translation MDFQDFKQTARRDRDYPERQHELAMRIAVRDGQLYASLIRPFHVEKDDSGQYIPLRQRRPSVRYNLCRVVVDDSVSLLFADGHFPAIECTDEATRDALTALVRDTELPAIMVDAATRGSVGSVAIHMRVLSGRLFWAVYDTQFLAPTWRADAPDTLAMVREQYKVKGKVLAGMGYTVPKDDAESDYWFRRDFTDAAEVWHMPVKCGTPEAEAADWPVDAAKTTTHGLGFVPLVWVKNLPGGNGVDGACTFPDEAVDTMIELDYQLSQAGRALKYAGDPTLMIREPAVDNDGQVIRSAGNAVVVGPEGDAKMLEITGGAAAAVLEYVRACRELALEGAHGNRSNADKLSAAQSGRAMELMNQSLIWLADKLRTSYGTALLRLLRMAMQARAKHELVDSLGEKVPELKSGDRLTLRWPHWYAPTYSDKQLEVATLKDATGGRQLLSQETAVKALATCYEVADAADELRQIKADGPMPDAKPDPEPKPGNEPGKED comes from the coding sequence ATGGACTTTCAAGACTTCAAACAGACGGCGCGGCGCGACCGGGACTATCCCGAGCGCCAGCATGAGCTGGCCATGCGCATCGCGGTGCGTGACGGCCAGCTGTATGCCAGCCTGATTCGACCGTTCCACGTCGAAAAGGACGACTCCGGCCAGTACATCCCGCTGCGCCAGCGCCGCCCCTCGGTGCGCTACAACCTGTGCCGCGTGGTGGTCGATGACAGCGTTTCCCTGCTGTTCGCAGACGGCCACTTCCCGGCCATCGAGTGCACCGATGAGGCGACCCGTGATGCCCTCACGGCCCTGGTCCGCGACACGGAGCTGCCCGCCATCATGGTCGACGCAGCCACCCGCGGCTCGGTGGGCTCGGTGGCCATCCACATGCGCGTGCTGTCCGGCCGGCTGTTTTGGGCTGTCTATGACACGCAGTTTCTGGCGCCAACCTGGCGCGCAGACGCGCCGGACACGCTGGCCATGGTGCGCGAGCAGTACAAGGTCAAGGGCAAGGTGCTGGCGGGCATGGGCTACACCGTGCCCAAGGACGACGCCGAGAGCGACTACTGGTTTCGGCGCGACTTCACCGACGCCGCCGAGGTGTGGCACATGCCGGTCAAGTGCGGCACGCCAGAAGCTGAGGCGGCCGACTGGCCGGTGGACGCCGCCAAGACCACGACGCACGGCCTGGGCTTCGTCCCGCTGGTGTGGGTGAAGAACCTGCCAGGCGGCAACGGCGTCGACGGGGCATGCACGTTCCCCGACGAAGCCGTGGACACCATGATCGAGCTGGACTACCAGCTGTCGCAGGCCGGCCGGGCCTTGAAGTACGCCGGCGACCCCACGCTGATGATCCGAGAGCCCGCCGTGGACAACGACGGCCAGGTGATCCGCAGCGCCGGCAATGCCGTGGTGGTGGGCCCCGAGGGTGACGCCAAGATGCTGGAAATCACAGGCGGCGCCGCGGCGGCCGTTCTTGAGTACGTCCGGGCCTGCCGCGAGCTGGCCCTGGAGGGTGCTCACGGCAACCGATCGAACGCCGACAAGCTGAGTGCTGCACAGTCCGGCCGGGCCATGGAGCTGATGAATCAGTCTCTCATCTGGCTGGCCGACAAGCTGCGCACCAGCTACGGCACGGCGCTGCTGCGCCTGCTCCGCATGGCCATGCAGGCGCGGGCCAAGCATGAGCTGGTCGACAGCCTGGGCGAGAAGGTGCCGGAGCTGAAAAGCGGCGACCGCCTCACGCTGCGTTGGCCCCACTGGTACGCGCCCACCTACAGCGACAAACAGCTGGAGGTGGCCACGCTCAAGGATGCAACCGGGGGCCGTCAGCTGCTGTCGCAGGAAACCGCCGTGAAGGCCCTGGCCACCTGCTACGAGGTCGCGGATGCGGCCGACGAGCTGCGCCAGATCAAGGCAGACGGCCCGATGCCCGACGCGAAGCCCGACCCCGAACCCAAACCCGGCAATGAGCCAGGGAAGGAAGACTGA
- a CDS encoding siphovirus Gp157 family protein, which produces MNAPVKPEHLARPAHTATLYQLADEYMEGLAILADADVPPEVVFDTLEGMQGELVDKVDAVMAYAANLQALATVRKAEAERLAKSAKSLESKVEGLHTYVQIILARTGIKLPLVTGRFTLNLAKNPPSTDVVDEGKLPSLYKTETVTLSGSPGLCEQVRMALEQSSDTFGILARAAIDSKVTVDKKALLTDLKTVAAANEAKQPGDARDAIPGARLQPTSYRLTVK; this is translated from the coding sequence ATGAACGCACCCGTGAAGCCCGAACACCTGGCAAGGCCAGCGCACACCGCCACGCTGTACCAGCTGGCCGATGAGTACATGGAGGGCCTGGCCATCCTGGCCGATGCTGACGTGCCGCCCGAAGTCGTGTTCGACACCCTGGAAGGCATGCAGGGCGAGCTGGTCGACAAGGTGGACGCCGTGATGGCCTACGCCGCCAACTTGCAGGCCCTGGCAACCGTGCGCAAGGCCGAGGCCGAGCGCCTGGCCAAGTCGGCCAAGTCGCTGGAGTCCAAGGTGGAGGGGCTGCACACCTACGTGCAGATCATCCTGGCGCGCACCGGCATCAAGCTGCCCCTGGTCACCGGCCGCTTCACCTTGAACCTGGCCAAGAACCCGCCGAGCACCGACGTCGTGGACGAGGGCAAATTGCCGTCTCTCTACAAGACCGAAACCGTCACACTGTCGGGCAGCCCCGGCCTGTGTGAGCAGGTTCGCATGGCCCTCGAGCAGTCTAGCGACACGTTTGGGATTCTGGCCCGAGCGGCCATTGACAGTAAGGTGACCGTCGACAAAAAGGCCCTGCTGACCGACCTCAAGACTGTTGCGGCGGCCAACGAGGCGAAACAGCCCGGCGATGCGCGTGATGCGATCCCCGGGGCCCGCCTGCAGCCGACCAGCTACCGGCTGACCGTGAAGTAA
- a CDS encoding DUF4224 domain-containing protein produces MSDDLWLTKEQLARLTGYRQKARQIAKLKADRIPHTVSRTGHPVVARAAIEGAGGIEKVRRKRKEQTEPNWAAIGL; encoded by the coding sequence GTGTCTGACGACCTCTGGCTGACCAAAGAGCAGCTGGCCAGGCTGACGGGCTACCGGCAGAAAGCCCGTCAGATCGCCAAGCTGAAAGCCGATCGCATCCCCCACACCGTCAGCCGCACCGGCCACCCCGTCGTGGCCAGGGCGGCCATCGAGGGGGCCGGCGGCATCGAGAAGGTGCGCCGCAAGCGCAAGGAACAGACAGAACCGAATTGGGCCGCCATCGGCCTTTGA
- a CDS encoding phosphoadenosine phosphosulfate reductase — MNKTEPPDGGGLSRFSETSEQVIAKVRAMSPRTLLSFSCGKDAIGAHLAIRDHFDEVVPYYLYLVPGLEFVDESLDYYERTLFGGRRIIRLPHPSLPRMLNALVFQPPDRVSVLDRLDMAEHDYKEVTDAIKAELGMGDEVLTASGVRAADSPLRYMHFKKRGAITWTKGQYYPVFDWNKARLAEAIERAGVKLPVDYRLFGRTFDGIDLRFLIQIREHFPRDFQRILDWFPLAELELYRYDKRAQA, encoded by the coding sequence ATGAACAAAACCGAGCCACCAGACGGCGGCGGGCTGTCGCGCTTCTCCGAAACGTCGGAGCAGGTGATTGCCAAGGTGCGGGCCATGTCGCCGCGCACGCTGCTGTCCTTCTCATGCGGCAAGGACGCGATAGGCGCGCACCTGGCCATCCGGGATCACTTCGATGAGGTGGTGCCGTACTACCTCTATCTCGTCCCGGGCCTCGAGTTCGTGGATGAGTCGTTGGACTACTATGAGCGCACGCTGTTCGGCGGGCGCCGCATCATCCGACTGCCTCACCCGTCGCTGCCCCGCATGCTCAATGCGCTGGTGTTCCAGCCGCCTGATCGTGTGTCTGTGCTTGACCGGCTCGACATGGCCGAGCACGACTACAAGGAAGTGACGGACGCCATCAAGGCCGAGCTGGGCATGGGCGATGAGGTGCTGACGGCCAGCGGTGTGCGTGCCGCCGACTCGCCGCTGCGGTACATGCACTTCAAGAAGCGCGGCGCCATCACGTGGACCAAGGGCCAGTATTACCCGGTGTTCGATTGGAACAAGGCCAGGCTGGCCGAGGCCATCGAGCGCGCCGGCGTGAAGCTCCCGGTGGACTACCGGCTGTTTGGCCGCACCTTCGACGGCATCGACTTGCGGTTTCTCATCCAGATCCGCGAGCACTTCCCCCGCGACTTCCAGCGGATCCTTGACTGGTTCCCGCTGGCCGAGCTGGAGCTGTACCGGTACGACAAGAGGGCACAGGCATGA
- a CDS encoding AAA family ATPase, translating to MTVQVFNLSNITKDGLVELARHLGVKRDYDRILKSELVAMLRSFGTEKLLDAARAVCEAEGEAFDADDWLTDEADPQEIVDDEPPKAAAPKAKTKPAPAASAAPDVGHVATMLAQLLAAGSVNEDGVRAIVRPMLDEQAIDLCNRLGAATHEVVKQALAGMPPREILVKSERAEVKLTGRQHKNFEQLLQVAAARQPDGHRLNVWLYGPPGTGKTTAARNVAKALGLAFHCNGALATKYELTGFIDAQGTYQGTEFRKAWEHGGVYLFDEIDGSVPAAAVAFNAALANGVMAFPDGMIERHPDCVVIAAANTIHGATAEFTGRMKLDAATIDRFVMLDWPIDEQLEVELSGNTEWARFVQRTRRKAAEQGLKVAITPRATIYGASLLAQGLPVDTVKSMVLRKGINDQQWHAITA from the coding sequence ATGACTGTGCAAGTTTTCAATCTGTCGAACATCACCAAAGACGGCCTGGTCGAGCTGGCAAGACACCTGGGCGTCAAGCGCGACTATGACCGCATCCTGAAAAGCGAGCTGGTCGCCATGCTGCGCAGCTTCGGCACCGAGAAGCTGCTGGACGCAGCCCGCGCCGTCTGCGAAGCCGAGGGCGAGGCGTTCGACGCCGACGACTGGCTGACCGACGAAGCCGACCCGCAGGAAATCGTCGACGACGAGCCGCCCAAGGCGGCCGCACCGAAGGCGAAGACCAAGCCGGCGCCTGCCGCGTCTGCCGCCCCCGATGTTGGCCATGTGGCCACGATGCTGGCGCAGCTGCTGGCAGCGGGCAGCGTCAACGAAGACGGCGTGCGCGCCATCGTTCGCCCCATGCTGGACGAGCAGGCGATTGACCTGTGCAACCGACTCGGCGCCGCAACGCATGAGGTCGTGAAGCAGGCCCTTGCCGGCATGCCGCCCCGCGAGATTCTGGTGAAGTCGGAGCGTGCCGAAGTCAAGCTGACCGGCCGCCAGCACAAGAATTTCGAGCAGCTGCTGCAGGTTGCCGCAGCACGCCAGCCGGACGGCCACCGCCTCAACGTGTGGCTGTATGGCCCCCCGGGCACCGGCAAGACGACCGCGGCCCGCAACGTGGCCAAGGCCCTCGGCCTGGCGTTCCACTGCAACGGGGCGCTGGCCACCAAGTACGAGCTGACCGGCTTCATCGACGCGCAGGGCACGTACCAGGGCACCGAGTTCCGCAAGGCATGGGAGCACGGCGGCGTGTACCTGTTCGATGAAATCGACGGCAGCGTGCCGGCCGCGGCGGTCGCGTTCAACGCGGCGCTGGCCAACGGCGTGATGGCCTTCCCTGACGGGATGATCGAGCGGCACCCCGACTGCGTGGTGATCGCCGCAGCGAACACCATTCACGGGGCCACAGCCGAGTTCACCGGCCGCATGAAGCTGGACGCCGCCACCATCGACCGTTTCGTGATGCTGGATTGGCCGATTGACGAGCAGCTTGAGGTCGAGCTTTCCGGCAATACCGAATGGGCCCGCTTCGTTCAGCGTACGCGCCGCAAGGCCGCCGAGCAGGGCCTGAAAGTGGCCATCACCCCCCGCGCCACGATCTACGGCGCTTCCCTGCTGGCGCAGGGCCTGCCCGTCGACACCGTGAAGTCCATGGTGCTGCGCAAGGGCATCAACGATCAGCAGTGGCACGCCATCACGGCCTGA
- a CDS encoding Ref family recombination enhancement nuclease — protein sequence MSRTAPTSAWLGRVAGIGCIVCLLAGHPGTPAHVHHIRTGQGGAQRAPDELVIPLCPEHHTGDTGLHTDRELFALMWGSELDLLALTIREVCRQLYLEGKLK from the coding sequence ATGAGCCGAACCGCCCCCACCAGCGCCTGGCTGGGCCGCGTGGCCGGCATTGGCTGCATCGTGTGCCTGCTGGCTGGCCACCCCGGCACGCCGGCGCACGTGCACCACATCCGCACCGGCCAAGGGGGTGCCCAGCGCGCACCCGATGAGCTGGTGATTCCACTTTGCCCCGAGCACCACACAGGCGACACCGGCCTGCACACCGACCGCGAGCTGTTCGCGCTCATGTGGGGCTCGGAGCTTGATCTGTTGGCGCTGACCATCCGCGAGGTCTGCCGCCAGCTCTACCTTGAAGGAAAGCTGAAATGA
- a CDS encoding PBSX family phage terminase large subunit, with product MVAAVRMAVHEQLNEPAKLTALFDGKARYRVAHGGRGGAKSWGFARRLLLRAIMQSTRVLCTREFQTSIEDSVYRLLVDQIDAMGLGPYFKVQKREITCLFNDSRFVFEGLARNVRNIKSMEGIDIAWIEEAEKVSDASWELLIPTIRKPGSELWVSFNPADEADPTYKRFVLGTPPDMRRVEINYWDNPWFPDELRKEMEYLRSVDTDAYLHVWCGQPRQRSDAQVLNGKWRIDSFTDKDMAGADGPYYGMDWGFSVDPSAGVRCWIKDNTLFIDYEVGGQGIELDELNTVIRRLPGADSRVIRADNSRPETISHVAKPDRKGNPGLRIIAADKWPGSVEDGIAWLRGLKAIVIHERCKNVIQEARLWSYKVDKLTSDVLPVLVDAHNHWWDAVRYALQPLIRKREPMKAVPNYHMAR from the coding sequence ATGGTTGCGGCCGTTCGCATGGCTGTGCATGAACAGCTCAACGAGCCGGCCAAGCTCACGGCGCTGTTCGACGGCAAAGCACGCTACCGGGTGGCCCACGGCGGCCGGGGTGGTGCGAAGTCATGGGGCTTCGCCCGCCGGCTGCTGCTGCGCGCCATCATGCAGTCGACCCGGGTGCTGTGCACGCGGGAGTTCCAGACGAGCATCGAAGACTCGGTGTATCGGCTGCTGGTCGACCAGATCGACGCCATGGGCCTGGGCCCGTACTTCAAGGTTCAGAAGCGCGAGATAACGTGCCTGTTCAACGACAGCCGGTTTGTCTTCGAGGGCCTGGCGCGCAACGTCCGCAACATCAAGTCGATGGAGGGCATCGACATTGCCTGGATCGAGGAAGCCGAGAAGGTTTCCGATGCATCCTGGGAGCTGTTGATTCCCACGATCCGCAAGCCCGGATCCGAGCTGTGGGTGAGCTTCAACCCGGCAGACGAGGCCGACCCGACTTACAAGCGGTTCGTGCTGGGCACGCCGCCGGACATGCGGCGCGTCGAAATCAACTATTGGGATAACCCATGGTTCCCCGACGAGCTGCGCAAGGAAATGGAGTACCTGCGCAGCGTCGACACCGACGCCTATCTGCATGTTTGGTGCGGCCAGCCACGCCAGCGCAGCGATGCCCAGGTGCTCAACGGCAAGTGGCGCATTGACAGCTTCACCGACAAGGACATGGCCGGGGCTGATGGCCCGTACTACGGCATGGATTGGGGTTTCTCGGTCGACCCGTCGGCGGGCGTGCGCTGCTGGATCAAGGACAACACGCTTTTCATCGACTACGAGGTGGGCGGGCAGGGCATCGAGCTGGACGAGCTGAACACGGTTATCCGGCGCCTGCCTGGTGCCGACAGTCGCGTGATCCGCGCAGACAACAGTCGGCCGGAAACCATCTCTCACGTCGCCAAGCCTGACCGCAAGGGCAACCCGGGGCTGCGCATCATCGCGGCCGACAAGTGGCCCGGCAGCGTGGAAGACGGCATTGCCTGGTTGCGTGGCCTCAAGGCCATCGTGATCCATGAGCGGTGCAAGAACGTCATTCAAGAGGCTCGACTGTGGTCCTACAAGGTCGACAAGCTGACCAGCGACGTGCTGCCGGTGCTGGTCGATGCGCACAACCACTGGTGGGATGCGGTGCGCTACGCGCTGCAGCCCCTCATCCGTAAGCGCGAGCCGATGAAGGCCGTGCCGAACTACCACATGGCCCGGTGA
- a CDS encoding site-specific integrase: MTEHVKIEEGLYARVGARVTSYSTMVDGKRVPLGKTLDEARAKLAELRGQVKVENTIRAMCRGYIAEQRELAATGDSNALKPRTIDEYEICLEGNVIPVLGDMAPSAFRSMHAAQYLDRRRKGSTDGKKRAPVGANRDMAALSGAFNYGMRQGMVESNPCHGVKRNKERARTRDVSRVEFNEFMRFAKEKPTALYMAALVTAAVAVSGRRRAELLPLGVDALTDEGIDTRDAKTKAHESVRNYLVKWSPLLVSILTEAHRIRPKAAAKSQRLFPTRTGDAYTPNGFKATWNKLMTAWVKAGGEHFTSHDLRAFYISRMLEQDRDPNTHKNVATMMRVYDRRKTIEVTPLA; this comes from the coding sequence ATGACCGAGCACGTCAAGATCGAGGAAGGGCTGTATGCCCGCGTGGGGGCCCGCGTCACCAGCTACAGCACCATGGTCGACGGCAAGCGCGTGCCCTTGGGCAAGACGCTGGACGAGGCCAGGGCCAAGCTGGCCGAGCTGCGCGGCCAGGTCAAGGTGGAGAACACCATCAGGGCCATGTGCCGCGGGTACATCGCCGAGCAGCGCGAGCTGGCCGCCACCGGCGACAGCAACGCGCTGAAACCCCGCACCATTGACGAATACGAAATCTGCCTTGAGGGCAACGTGATCCCCGTGCTGGGCGACATGGCGCCGTCGGCATTCAGGTCGATGCACGCCGCGCAGTATCTGGACAGGCGCCGCAAGGGCAGCACCGACGGAAAGAAGCGCGCCCCCGTCGGCGCCAACAGGGACATGGCGGCCCTGTCCGGCGCCTTCAACTACGGCATGCGCCAGGGCATGGTGGAGTCGAACCCCTGCCACGGCGTCAAGCGCAACAAAGAGCGGGCCCGCACCCGGGACGTGTCCCGCGTCGAGTTCAACGAGTTCATGCGCTTCGCCAAGGAAAAGCCGACCGCGCTCTACATGGCCGCCCTGGTCACCGCCGCCGTGGCCGTCAGCGGCCGGCGCCGCGCCGAGCTGTTGCCGCTTGGGGTCGATGCGCTCACGGACGAGGGGATCGACACCCGGGACGCCAAGACCAAGGCGCACGAAAGCGTGCGCAACTATCTGGTCAAGTGGTCCCCCCTGCTGGTCAGCATCTTGACCGAGGCGCACCGGATCCGGCCGAAGGCCGCGGCCAAGTCGCAACGACTGTTCCCGACCCGCACGGGCGATGCCTACACCCCCAACGGGTTCAAGGCGACGTGGAACAAGCTCATGACGGCTTGGGTCAAGGCCGGCGGCGAGCACTTCACCAGCCACGATCTGCGGGCGTTCTACATCAGCCGCATGCTCGAGCAAGACCGCGACCCGAACACCCACAAGAACGTGGCCACCATGATGCGCGTCTACGACCGGCGCAAGACAATCGAGGTCACCCCGCTGGCATGA
- a CDS encoding helix-turn-helix domain-containing protein — translation MDIHQIRLINYRNLLLQFANSPDEAARSDYGRIARFAAKAGVNPRYLSHINNGRKNLGDDLCREMERGLGLSHGWMDHNHELGPAPVDGDDAEERKFLATALELYRRSPVQVQQTLLDLALSLATRGDKA, via the coding sequence ATGGACATCCACCAGATACGGCTTATCAATTACCGCAACCTGCTCCTGCAGTTTGCGAACTCGCCAGATGAGGCGGCGCGAAGCGATTACGGGCGCATCGCCCGCTTTGCCGCCAAGGCTGGCGTCAACCCTCGCTACCTCTCGCACATCAACAACGGTCGCAAGAACCTCGGGGACGATCTGTGCCGGGAAATGGAGCGCGGTCTAGGTCTGTCGCACGGGTGGATGGATCACAACCACGAACTAGGCCCGGCGCCAGTCGATGGCGACGATGCCGAGGAACGCAAGTTCTTGGCCACTGCGTTGGAACTCTATCGACGCAGCCCGGTGCAGGTGCAGCAGACCCTTTTAGACCTGGCTTTGTCGCTCGCTACCCGCGGTGATAAAGCCTGA
- a CDS encoding DUF7192 family protein: MFDRPEVNYLRFDSTGELVRFADERIAMSPDVRANALYGDTGRVEEAQKLMEQFAAELATTFTTDEACVAGAFPIVPEALMGEPECMRMPTEQAGELAPLTIFVDLTTSGGIPAQEIMIRGTSTLALVMALSAQRPVSLEVGCAMDGRRAASGLRAGERLSVISTVIDTAPLDVATAAWYLTSADAARRLIYRLQGHSRVHNSSGGWPRLDGVPYGAPSDPKAEARMREILDLPGEALFLPAVSAYQSEDMRRQLTDPVGWIREKLEQFGK; this comes from the coding sequence ATGTTCGACCGTCCCGAAGTTAACTACCTCAGATTCGACAGCACCGGCGAGCTGGTGCGTTTTGCAGACGAGCGCATCGCCATGTCGCCCGACGTGCGGGCCAATGCGCTGTACGGCGACACCGGCCGCGTGGAAGAAGCGCAGAAGCTGATGGAGCAGTTTGCCGCCGAGCTGGCCACGACGTTCACGACCGACGAGGCGTGTGTGGCCGGCGCGTTCCCCATCGTGCCGGAGGCGCTGATGGGTGAGCCGGAGTGCATGCGCATGCCGACCGAGCAGGCCGGCGAGCTGGCCCCGCTCACGATCTTCGTGGACCTGACCACCAGCGGCGGCATCCCGGCCCAGGAAATCATGATCCGGGGGACGTCGACCCTGGCCCTGGTCATGGCCCTGTCGGCACAACGGCCGGTGAGCCTGGAAGTCGGCTGCGCCATGGATGGCCGCCGCGCCGCCTCGGGACTCCGGGCCGGCGAGCGCCTGTCCGTCATCTCCACCGTGATCGACACCGCGCCGCTCGATGTGGCCACGGCGGCGTGGTACCTCACATCGGCCGATGCCGCCCGCCGCCTGATCTACAGGCTGCAAGGCCACAGCCGCGTGCACAACTCATCAGGGGGCTGGCCGCGCCTGGACGGCGTGCCGTACGGCGCCCCATCCGACCCGAAAGCCGAAGCCCGCATGCGCGAGATTCTGGATCTGCCGGGGGAGGCGCTTTTCCTGCCGGCTGTCAGCGCCTACCAATCCGAAGACATGCGCCGCCAACTGACCGACCCGGTGGGCTGGATCCGCGAAAAGCTGGAGCAGTTCGGCAAGTGA
- a CDS encoding helix-turn-helix domain-containing protein, with translation MSIFVTSLVWKFSKSEGSTLLVALAIADFADDEGRAYPAVSTLAAKARVSERTTQYALAQLVDLNELRIERGTGPRGCNTYAVQVQNLRGANSAGVQNTAEGGATHCTQTVIEPPKKKKEKDAARDPIRFDAKTGDFVGITDDDLAMWAKAYPLVDARGEITRASCWLISNPTRQKQQLRRFITNWLSKANRDRENGTAPRIASPRAPSPAQDKNAHRDAFSAHLWGNTQQPQKGSDDDGIVDVVATQVE, from the coding sequence ATGAGCATTTTCGTCACGTCCCTGGTCTGGAAGTTCAGCAAGTCCGAAGGCTCCACCCTGCTGGTTGCCCTGGCCATTGCCGACTTCGCAGACGACGAAGGGAGAGCCTACCCCGCCGTGTCGACCCTGGCCGCCAAGGCCCGCGTGAGCGAGCGAACCACGCAGTACGCGCTGGCCCAGCTGGTCGACTTGAACGAGCTGCGCATTGAGCGCGGCACCGGCCCGAGAGGCTGCAACACGTACGCAGTGCAGGTGCAAAACCTGCGGGGTGCAAATTCTGCGGGGGTGCAAAACACTGCAGAAGGGGGTGCAACCCATTGCACCCAAACCGTCATAGAACCACCAAAGAAGAAGAAAGAGAAGGACGCAGCCCGCGATCCGATCCGCTTCGACGCCAAGACCGGCGACTTCGTGGGCATCACCGACGACGACCTGGCCATGTGGGCCAAGGCGTACCCGCTGGTCGATGCACGCGGCGAAATCACACGCGCCTCCTGCTGGCTCATCAGCAACCCCACGCGCCAAAAGCAGCAGCTGCGCCGCTTCATCACCAACTGGCTTTCCAAGGCCAACCGTGACCGTGAGAACGGCACCGCGCCGCGCATCGCCTCCCCGCGTGCGCCCTCCCCCGCTCAAGACAAGAACGCCCACCGGGACGCATTCAGCGCGCACCTGTGGGGCAACACCCAGCAACCGCAGAAAGGATCCGATGATGACGGGATCGTTGACGTTGTGGCAACCCAAGTCGAGTAA
- a CDS encoding ATP-binding protein has product MSHAALILGESGSGKSASLRNLDPARTLLIQAVRKSLPFKSTGWRPWSPQKGGNVVTTDDPVAIERFMRKSPHEIVVIDDWQYILANEFMRRSGEKGFDKFTDIGRHAWDLLMAANNLADDRRVYILAHTATDDLGNTRVKTIGKLLDEKITPEGLFTMVLRTRVIDGKHYFSTVNSGSDTVKSPMGLFADAMIDNDLAAVDAAVCDYYGIGAMPEKAAA; this is encoded by the coding sequence ATGAGCCATGCAGCGTTGATCCTCGGCGAATCAGGCAGCGGCAAGTCCGCGAGCCTGCGCAACCTTGACCCGGCCCGCACCCTGCTGATCCAGGCCGTCAGAAAGTCCCTGCCCTTCAAGTCCACCGGCTGGCGCCCGTGGAGCCCGCAGAAGGGCGGCAACGTCGTGACCACCGACGACCCCGTGGCCATCGAGCGTTTCATGCGCAAGTCGCCCCACGAAATCGTGGTGATCGACGATTGGCAGTACATCCTGGCCAACGAGTTCATGCGCCGCAGCGGTGAAAAGGGCTTTGACAAGTTCACCGACATTGGCCGCCATGCGTGGGATCTGCTCATGGCCGCCAACAACCTGGCCGACGACCGGCGCGTTTACATCCTGGCCCACACCGCCACGGATGACCTGGGCAACACCCGCGTCAAGACCATCGGCAAGCTGCTGGACGAGAAGATCACGCCCGAAGGGCTGTTCACCATGGTGCTGCGCACCCGCGTGATCGACGGCAAGCACTACTTTTCGACCGTCAACAGCGGCAGCGACACCGTGAAGTCGCCCATGGGCCTGTTCGCTGACGCCATGATCGACAACGACCTGGCCGCCGTCGACGCCGCCGTGTGCGACTACTACGGCATCGGGGCGATGCCCGAGAAGGCCGCGGCATGA